In one window of Leptospira sp. WS92.C1 DNA:
- a CDS encoding inositol monophosphatase family protein: MDKPLAPPIDFPLEEVKRRIKSVQSVSGIFIESALKLQKDLKSFAFSTEAEEKDQIHKADELMGKFIVEYLRQNFPSDSILSEDNYKHEGNNSFRWVLDPIDGSMNFVRGIPLYCVSIGLEHRESPVAGVVFVPGLNTKYSAILSQGAFKNGLRIDVSNTESLARAMLVPSFPTNRKEILNEVISDITAFISCGRSMRRTGSFVLDACWVAEGLLDGIWEKGVKLWDTAASSVILTEAGGKLTDFGGKRFLSGNSEVVVSNGKVHSQIVDIMRNVRDSIGRN; encoded by the coding sequence ATGGACAAACCACTTGCCCCTCCCATTGATTTTCCATTAGAGGAAGTCAAACGCAGGATCAAATCCGTTCAATCCGTATCCGGAATTTTTATAGAGTCCGCGCTGAAACTTCAGAAGGATTTAAAATCTTTTGCGTTTTCAACGGAAGCCGAAGAGAAAGACCAGATCCACAAAGCGGACGAGCTGATGGGAAAATTCATCGTTGAATATCTCAGACAGAACTTTCCTTCCGATTCGATTTTATCAGAAGACAATTATAAACACGAAGGAAACAACTCCTTTCGTTGGGTCCTAGACCCGATCGACGGTTCCATGAACTTCGTTCGAGGAATTCCACTTTACTGCGTATCGATCGGACTCGAACACAGAGAATCTCCCGTTGCAGGAGTCGTATTCGTTCCCGGTTTAAATACAAAATATTCCGCGATTCTTTCTCAAGGCGCATTTAAGAATGGTCTGAGAATCGACGTATCCAATACGGAATCTCTCGCTCGTGCGATGTTGGTTCCAAGCTTTCCCACAAACCGCAAAGAAATATTAAACGAAGTCATTTCCGACATCACCGCATTTATCAGTTGCGGAAGATCTATGAGAAGAACGGGGTCCTTTGTATTGGATGCTTGTTGGGTAGCGGAAGGTTTACTCGACGGGATCTGGGAAAAAGGAGTCAAACTCTGGGACACCGCGGCGAGCTCCGTAATTCTTACAGAAGCTGGCGGGAAACTTACCGATTTTGGCGGAAAACGATTTCTTTCCGGAAACTCGGAAGTGGTAGTATCCAACGG